A genomic stretch from Acinonyx jubatus isolate Ajub_Pintada_27869175 chromosome E2, VMU_Ajub_asm_v1.0, whole genome shotgun sequence includes:
- the CLEC11A gene encoding C-type lectin domain family 11 member A: MQAAWLLGALVVPQLLGISHGARGADREWEGGWGGAQEEEREREALMLKHLQEALGLPAGRGDENPEGTPEGKGTWGTEEDGQGEEEEEETTTNPTTGPSPSPTPEDTVTYILGRLAGLDAGLHQLHVRLHALDTRMVELTRGLRQLREAAGDTRDAVQALQEAQSRAEREHGRLEGCLKGLRLGHKCFLLSRDFEAQAAAQARCAARGGSLAQPADRQQMEALTRYLRATLAPYNWPVWLGVHDRRAEGLYLFENGQRVSFFAWHRAPSPEPGAGPSTAPHPLSPNQPNGGTLENCVAQASDDGSWWDHDCERRLYYVCEYPF, from the exons ATGCAGGCAGCCTGGCTGCTCGGGGCCCTGGTGGTCCCTCAGCTCCTGGGCATCAGCCATGGGGCTCGGGGAGCAGacagggagtgggaggggggctggggaggcgcCCAGGAGGAGGAGCGGGAGAGGGAGGCCCTGATGCTGAAG caTTTGCAGGAGGCCCTGGGGCTGCCCGCTGGGAGGGGGGACGAAAATCCTGAGGGAACCCCAGAAGGCAAAGGGACCTGGGGCACCGAGGAGGACGgtcagggggaggaggaggaggaggaaacaacgACAAACCCCACCACAGGCCctagcccctctcccacccctgagGACACCGTCACATATATCC TGGGCCGCCTGGCCGGCCTGGACGCAGGCCTGCACCAGCTGCACGTCCGTCTGCACGCGTTGGACACCCGCATGGTCGAGTTGACTAGGGGGCTGCGGCAGCTGCGGGAGGCGGCGGGCGACACCCGCGACGCCGTGCAAGCCCTGCAGGAGGCGCAGAGCCGCGCGGAGCGCGAGCATGGCCGCTTAGAGG GCTGCCTAAAGGGGCTGCGCCTCGGCCACAAGTGCTTCCTGCTCTCGCGCGACTTCGAGGCGCAGGCGGCGGCGCAGGCGCGCTGCGCGGCGCGGGGCGGGAGCCTGGCACAGCCGGCAGATCGCCAGCAGATGGAAGCGCTCACCCGCTACTTGCGCGCGACGCTTGCTCCCTACAACTGGCCGGTGTGGCTGGGCGTGCACGACCGGCGCGCCGAGGGACTCTACCTCTTCGAGAACGGCCAGCGCGTGTCCTTCTTCGCCTGGCACCGCGCGCCCAGTCCGGAGCCCGGCGCCGGGCCCAGCACCGCGCCGCACCCGCTCAGCCCCAACCAGCCCAACGGCGGCACGCTCGAGAACTGCGTGGCGCAGGCCTCGGATGACGGCTCCTGGTGGGACCACGACTGCGAACGCCGCCTCTACTACGTCTGCGAGTACCCCTTCTAG